A section of the Parasteatoda tepidariorum isolate YZ-2023 chromosome 6, CAS_Ptep_4.0, whole genome shotgun sequence genome encodes:
- the LOC107444963 gene encoding mRNA decay activator protein ZFP36L3-like: MFVKVVVLFFAVVAVQTSSIVSHVGLGAPLISSGLHGIATKSVLVAPATLSTQKAVINHVAPVVHGSPAAVGYAGHGLVAGHGIAVAPATIASQKAVINHVAAVAHGAHAAVGYAGHGLVAGHGIAVAPSTIATQKAVINHVAPVAHGAPLAINYAGHGLVAGHGIAAAPSTIATQKAVINHVAPVAHGAPLAINYAGHGLVAGHGIAAAPSTIAAQKAVINHVAAVAHGAPAVIGHGLHAMPVLPVKGIHAAPATVATQKAVINHVALVSHHVAAVPVAAPAAIGYGSHGLVAGLGLIEAPLASGHGLL; the protein is encoded by the exons ATGTTCGTTAAG gttgttgttctttttttcgcTGTGGTTGCTGTTCAGACTTCCAGCATAGTCAGCCATGTTGGTTTAGGTGCTCCATTAATCAGTTCTGGCCTCCATGGCATCGCTACTAAATCTGTTTTGGTTGCTCCCGCCACCTTATCTACTCAAAAGGCTGTCATTAACCACGTTGCTCCAGTTGTTCATGGTTCTCCCGCTGCAGTTGGTTATGCTGGTCATGGTTTAGTTGCTGGACATGGCATTGCAGTTGCTCCTGCAACCATTGCTTCACAAAAGGCTGTCATCAACCACGTTGCCGCAGTTGCTCATGGTGCTCACGCTGCAGTTGGTTATGCTGGTCATGGTTTAGTTGCTGGACATGGCATTGCAGTCGCTCCTTCCACCATTGCTACACAAAAGGCTGTCATCAACCACGTTGCCCCAGTTGCTCATGGTGCTCCCTTAGCAATTAATTACGCTGGTCATGGTTTAGTTGCTGGACATGGCATTGCAGCAGCTCCTTCCACCATTGCTACACAAAAGGCTGTCATCAACCACGTCGCCCCAGTTGCTCATGGTGCTCCCTTAGCAATTAATTACGCTGGTCATGGTTTAGTTGCTGGACATGGCATTGCGGCCGCTCCTTCCACCATTGCTGCACAAAAGGCTGTCATCAACCACGTTGCTGCAGTTGCTCATGGTGCTCCTGCTGTAATAGGTCACGGATTACACGCTATGCCTGTTCTACCTGTTAAGGGAATCCACGCCGCTCCCGCAACAGTTGCTACTCAAAAAGCTGTTATTAACCATGTTGCTCTCGTCAGTCATCATGTGGCCGCTGTCCCTGTTGCTGCTCCCGCTGCCATTGGATACGGTAGTCATGGACTCGTTGCTGGTCTCGGGCTTATCGAAGCTCCTTTAGCTTCAGGGCATGGTTTGCTTTGA